CGGCGTGGATCGAACTCTCGGAACCGGACGCATGAAGGTTCTGGAGGGCGGATGTCTTTGCGGCGCGGTGCGCTACCGCCTGTTCGCCGCGCCCAGCGCTGTCTTCTACTGCCATTGCCGCATGTGCCAGAAGCACGCCGGCGGGCCGTTTCTCGCCTTCCTGACCCTAGCCGCCGATGCGGTGCAGTGGGCCGGCGAGCCGGCGGTATGGCGGTCATCCGACATCGCGGTCCGCGCCCATTGCGGCGCCTGCGGAACGCCGCTCTACTGGCAGGGCGATGACCTGAAGGACGAATTCGACATCGCGCTGGCGACGCTGGACGAGCCCGACGCCTTCCCGCCGCGCGAACACCTCTGGACCGAAAGCGCCCGCGCCTGGCCCGTGATCGAAGACGGCCTGCCGCGCCACGCGCGCGAACGCGACGGATCGGGCTGAGCAGGCGCGGCCATGGACCCCACCGCCTTCATTCTGCCGCTGGCCGGCATTGCGCTGATCGTCGTGCTCGTCTGGCTGTTGCGCGGGGGGCGATCGGTCGACCTGGACGAGGGCAATGTGAGCCGCGCGCTGGCGGACGAGGGACTCTCCGCCGTCCGCACGGCGATTTCCGCCGACCGCAAGAGCGGGCTCGCCTGGCTCGCCGGCGAGGACCGTCTCGCCGTCATCCGCTCGATGGGCGATGACGTCGGCGTCAGCGTGCTTGCCCCGGACGATGTCAGCCGGCTCACCATCCGTGGCGCCCCGCCCCTCCTGACGGTTCATTTCCGCACGCTGGGGCAGTCGCGGCTGGCGATGCGCTTCGCCGGCGACGCCGAGCTCGACCGCTGGCGTCCGGTCCTTGCGCTCTATGGCGATCTCGGGGAAAAGTCTGTCTCATGACGCTACCGGATCCAGTCGCCATCGCCATTCCGGCCTTCATCGTACTGATCGTGCTGGAACTCGCGATCGGCCGTCTCGGGCTGGCGCGCGGCCGCTACGAGCTGCGCGACACCACGGCCAGCCTGGTGATGGGACTCGGCAATCTGGCGCTCGGCATCCCCTTCGCGATCCTGATCTACGGCCTGACCGTCTGGGCGCACCGGTTCGCGCTGTTCGACATCGGTTTCCAGTGGTGGGCCTTCGCGCTGATCCTGTTCGCCGAGGATTTCGTCTACTACTGGTTCCACAGGCTCAGCCACGAACACCGCTTCTGGTGGGCGGCCCACGTGAACCATCATTCCAGCCGCCACTACAACCTGTCGACGGCGCTGCGCCAGACGTGGACCGGAAACGCTGCCGGCACCTTCGTGCTCTGGCTGCCGCTGGCGCTGATCGGTTTTCCGCCGGCGCTGATCGTCTTCCAGAAGGGCGTCAGCCTCGTCTACCAGTTCTGGATCCATACCGAGAGCGTGGGCCGCCTGCCCCGCCCCATCGAGTGGATCTTCAACACGCCCTCCCATCACCGGGTCCATCACGCCGTCAATCCGCGCTATCTGGACCGCAACTATGCCGGCATCCTGATCATCTGGGATCGCCTGTTCGGCACGTTCGTGCCGGAGGACGACGCCGAGCCCTGCCGCTACGGCATCGTGAAGCAACTCGGCACCTTCAACCCCCTGCGCATCGCCTTCCACGAATGGGCCGACATGATCGGCGACCTG
Above is a genomic segment from Minwuia thermotolerans containing:
- a CDS encoding GFA family protein is translated as MKVLEGGCLCGAVRYRLFAAPSAVFYCHCRMCQKHAGGPFLAFLTLAADAVQWAGEPAVWRSSDIAVRAHCGACGTPLYWQGDDLKDEFDIALATLDEPDAFPPREHLWTESARAWPVIEDGLPRHARERDGSG
- a CDS encoding sterol desaturase family protein; the encoded protein is MTLPDPVAIAIPAFIVLIVLELAIGRLGLARGRYELRDTTASLVMGLGNLALGIPFAILIYGLTVWAHRFALFDIGFQWWAFALILFAEDFVYYWFHRLSHEHRFWWAAHVNHHSSRHYNLSTALRQTWTGNAAGTFVLWLPLALIGFPPALIVFQKGVSLVYQFWIHTESVGRLPRPIEWIFNTPSHHRVHHAVNPRYLDRNYAGILIIWDRLFGTFVPEDDAEPCRYGIVKQLGTFNPLRIAFHEWADMIGDLRRARNLREAAGYLFGPPGWSPDGSRRTSAQIRAGAAKA